The Pocillopora verrucosa isolate sample1 chromosome 14, ASM3666991v2, whole genome shotgun sequence genome has a segment encoding these proteins:
- the LOC131787533 gene encoding uncharacterized protein gives MRNECWLSLMAYVSCLFQALLILALSSKSAGSNIENVYVSLHGKDTKTCGTQSLPCRSIAQAVYRVGHGGNIYLDGRGTRKRPYGCRSGRNILIDHPGVYVNKTLTLRGLYSTPHVLCTDGFHFQKTNGEQLTFALALSGIDFQQTPLNCNDCQRITIHNCSFHNASRALAIKIQNVTSFQLDLKGNSTFRNNSQCINVLLLNNTKGKSQDVTLKIKDAMFERNGLYWHGTGKDVIIIRSVAKKGSSTVYIHIFFCRVKSSYNQGPFLHLNASNAITNETFVDVDLHHHGKGHGKRNRRLYFSHARETKAKFFSLTCHNNANKQCLLVQSDWANIVIQDSTFYNQSVDSKKSGSCLSLAVSTNASLSIVNSNFHNNEAGAGGSIFANSKHGHLKVDITNVTFSKCKAARYGCVISIGKTAQGQRKSDRGPHRLYFTLRNVTVEQWEGNNGKRAPRCMAVDVMLDGGIVTLEGSTFTKKMLSRGDGAFSLFTTVGESNITISNCIFKDTSMDATRGNIVHIVSRNGNAGMVTISNSFMESKNNRKIALSISPRYHIKLLNMTFKSLKYGLHTASATPKNGSFPIDIFIDNCSFIDNTHDALFTLRSPTSVQVTIKNTLFSTRNEIAQRDQSEYGYAICLFIPPLRRINSSKAVIQLDNNEFYHRSASYFTLLFEGFKNVTVKHSSFRNCRVSAFKPELDHRETDLFYEPTAGAISILFSPDKLLRSGCVKSKRANETHPSWNYNNHVLFENTKFQENLGIEVGAVHISNGFTKFRRCEFVNNFGILRSGHVHSAYGTGHVEFEHCSFLTAMKSATISDGTQFDKSVFLYSESGGRLVFKNTSMTSLKFNRSSYPIVDISGGGFVHMDEKSTMKCNEGEALILENGTHFQYAEKNKGICVMNVTVLKYSCKPCHPGYYSLQKGVSKGLVVVSRDECHPCPFGATCIESNIAAKPNFWGYVAPGNQSMLKLIACPENYCSLTSSIDYSSCQGNRNGTLCGRCADGFTETLLSTKCRKSTECNDYSVWFVTIFLTIILAFYLLTKPPILHTLGKQILWFKKSDEDQPGDGSDFNGGGEHSENGFLKITFYFYQAAETLIVGSVEELVGKIPFIHFVFSAYNFQVQSINQGLGCPFAGLTAVTKELFLSGTVFLTMTNLVLIYVVHHVVNMCMGKGKPSLIRYMAVVMEVLLLGYERLAETALKLTHCVPIGSEKWLFIDANVPCMQWWQYLLLAYIVIFLVPFIVVLYWGSFKLYRSSITAGEFVAASMIPLPFLIYWIVKRKLKRREQESSDRQIINTDVSLILHGPFRPPTDIENGTLYWESVLIGRRLVLLACGAFVTDVMIRMIFLSAACLLITLHHVLKNPYRHPMANNAETLSLVTLSLVAIVNLAKATTLSFGITTEGPSGAYLKGLEWFEVSALTFLPALMSILIIFAILSQLVRFALLLIKKCLKCCRKISFYPRYEDHEQRPLLATAEQNFD, from the exons ATGAGAAATGAGTGTTGGCTAAGTCTCATGGCGTATGTAAGCTGTTTGTTCCAGGCTCTCTTGATTTTGGCACTGTCAAGCAAAAGCGCAG GTTCAAACATTGAGAATGTGTATGTTTCTCTTCATGGAAAAGACACTAAAACTTGTGGCACCCAAAGCCTCCCTTGTCGGTCCATTGCTCAAGCAGTGTATCGCGTGGGCCATGGCGGGAACATCTATCTGGACGGACGCGGCACCAGGAAACGCCCTTATGGTTGCAGAAGCGGTCGCAATATTTTGATAGATCATCCGGGTGTTTACGTGAACAAGACCTTGACTCTGAGGGGATTGTACTCTACCCCACACGTTTTATGTACTGATGGATTTCACTTTCAGAAGACAAATGGCGAGCAGCTGACATTTGCTTTGGCGCTTTCAGGAATCGATTTTCAACAAACTCCGCTAAATTGTAATGACTGCCAGCGCATCACAATCCACAACTGTTCTTTTCATAATGCTTCAAGAGCCTTGGCCATCAAAATACAGAACGTTACATCTTTTCAGCTTGATTTAAAAGGCAATTCAACGTTCCGAAATAACTCACAATGCATCAACGTCCTTTTACTCAATAATACTAAAGGAAAAAGTCAAGACGTTacacttaaaataaaagatgcaatgtttgaaagaaatggtctATACTGGCATGGTACTGGCAAAGACGTCATAATCATCAGATCCGTCGCAAAAAAAGGTTCTTCTACAGTATATATTCACATATTTTTCTGTAGagtgaaaagttcttacaaTCAAGGCCCCTTCCTACATCTTAACGCTTCAAATGCGATTACAAACGAAACATTCGTAGATGTCGACCTACATCACCATGGAAAAGGTCACGGAAAACGAAATCGACGTTTATATTTCTCACATGCcagagaaacaaaagcaaagttCTTCTCCTTGACATGCCATAACAACGCAAATAAACAATGCTTACTAGTTCAGTCAGACTGGGCAAATATAGTTATTCAAGACTCGACTTTTTACAACCAATCTGTCGATTCCAAAAAGTCAGGTTCTTGCTTGTCTTTAGCGGTTAGTACTAATGCATCTTTAAGTATCGTGAATTCTAACTTCCATAACAATGAAGCTGGGGCCGGCGGATCGATTTTTGCCAATAGCAAACATGGGCATCTAAAAGTCGATATTACCAATGTAACATTCAGTAAATGCAAAGCTGCCAGGTATGGATGCGTGATATCCATTGGAAAAACCGCTCAAGGCCAGCGAAAAAGTGATCGGGGTCCCCACAGGTTATATTTTACTCTCAGGAATGTAACCGTTGAACAGTGGGaaggaaacaatggaaagagAGCACCAAGGTGTATGGCTGTAGACGTTATGCTAGATGGCGGAATTGTGACATTAGAGGGATCAACGTTTACGAAGAAAATGTTATCAAGAGGCGATGGAGCTTTCAGCTTGTTTACCACTGTAGGTGAAAGTAACATTACAATTTCAAACTGCATTTTTAAGGACACTTCTATGGACGCAACAAGAGGAAATATTGTCCACATAGTCTCCAGAAACGGAAACGCAGGGATGGTTACAATTTCGAACAGtttcatggaaagcaaaaacaacagaaaaatagcTTTGTCCATAAGTCCCAGATACCACATTAAACTATTAAACATGACATTCAAGTCTCTTAAATATGGATTACATACAGCATCAGCTACGCCAAAAAATGGCTCTTTTCCAATAGATATTTTCATTGATAACTGCTCCTTTATCGATAATACACATGATGCACTGTTTACACTTCGTAGTCCAACATCAGTCCAAGTAACCATTAAAAACACACTATTTAGCACCAGAAACGAAATAGCACAACGGGACCAAAGTGAATACGGCTATGCTATTTGCCTCTTCATTCCACCTCTTCGACGTATTAATTCTTCAAAGGCAGTCATCCAACTTGACAATAACGAGTTCTACCACAGATCGGCCAGCTATTTTACTCTGTTATTTGAAGGCTTCAAAAACGTGACAGTTAAACACTCTTCCTTTCGTAATTGTCGTGTCAGTGCCTTTAAACCCGAATTGGATCATCGTGAAACTGATTTATTTTACGAACCAACCGCCGGCGCCATCTCTATCCTATTCAGTCCAGACAAACTGCTCCGTTCGGGATGTGTGAAATCCAAAAGGGCTAATGAAACACATCCTTCATGGAACTATAATAACCATGTGCTCTTTGAAAATACAAAGTTTCAAGAGAACTTAGGAATTGAAGTTGGGGCTGTACATATCAGCAATGGCTTCACGAAATTCCGAAGATGTGagtttgtcaacaattttggCATTCTTAGAAGTGGACACGTTCACTCTGCATATGGAACTGGCCACGTAGAATTCGAACATTGTTCTTTTTTGACGGCAATGAAAAGTGCGACAATTTCAGACGGCACTCAATTTGATAAAAGTGTCTTCCTTTACTCTGAAAGTGGAGGTCGCTTGGTATTTAAAAACACATCAATGACCTCACTAAAATTTAACAGGAGCTCTTATCCGATTGTCGACATTTCTGGTGGGGGATTTGTTCACATGGATGAAAAGTCCACTATGAAATGTAATGAAGGAGAGGCTCTTATATTAGAAAATGGCACCCATTTCCAATACGCGGAGAAAAACAAGGGGATTTGTGTAATGAATGTTACCGTTTTGAAATATTCGTGCAAACCCTGCCATCCGGGCTACTATAGCCTACAAAAAGGGGTTTCCAAAGGCTTGGTTGTAGTCTCCAGGGATGAGTGCCATCCATGCCCATTTGGAGCCACTTGCATTGAAAGTAACATTGCCGCGAAACCAAACTTCTGGGGTTATGTAGCACCTGGCAATCAATCAATGCTGAAATTAATTGCTTGTCCTGAAAATTATTGTTCATTGACTTCGTCAATAGACTACAGCAGCTGCCAAGGAAACAGAAACGGTACTCTCTGTGGACGGTGTGCTGATGGGTTCACTGAGACTCTTTTATCAACTAAATGCCGCAAGTCTACCGAATGCAACGACTATTCTGTGTGGTTTGTGACCATATTTTTAACAATCATTCTGGCTTTCTATCTTTTGACCAAGCCCCCAATCCTGCACACCCTAGGAAAACAAATTCTATGGTTCAAGAAATCAGATGAAGATCAGCCGGGAGATGGATCTGACTTCAATGGTGGTGGTGAACATTCCGAGAATGGCTTCTTGAAAATTACGTTTTATTTCTATCAAGCGGCTGAGACTTTGATAGTAGGTTCTGTAGAAGAACTTGTTGGAAAGATTCCTTTTATTCACTTTGTCTTCTCTGCCTACAACTTTCAGGTTCAATCCATCAATCAAGGACTTGGCTGTCCATTTGCAGGACTCACCGCTGTAACAAAGGAGCTCTTTCTTTCTGGTACAGTGTTTTTGACAATGACTAACCTTGTTCTCATCTATGTTGTGCATCATGTCGTCAATATGTGTATGGGAAAAGGAAAGCCGTCCCTTATCCGCTATATGGCTGTTGTCATGGAAGTGTTGTTGCTTGGATACGAAAGGCTTGCAGAAACAGCCCTTAAGCTAACGCACTGTGTCCCCATCGGATCTGAAAAGTGGTTATTCATCGATGCCAATGTTCCCTGCATGCAATGGTGGCAATATCTTCTTCTTGCGTATATTGTCATCTTCCTTGTTCCTTTCATCGTCGTTCTTTACTGGGGATCTTTCAAGCTGTACAGATCTTCCATTACAGCAGGAGAGTTTGTTGCCGCTAGCATGATTCCACTACCATTTCTTATATACTGGATTGTCAAGAGGAAGCTGAAAAGGAGAGAGCAAGAGTCTTCTGACCGGCAGATCATCAACACAGATGTTTCGCTCATACTGCATGGTCCTTTTCGTCCGCCAACCGATATTGAAAACGGAACCCTTTACTGGGAGAGCGTTTTGATCGGTCGAAGATTGGTTCTCCTCGCTTGTGGGGCGTTCGTCACAGATGTCATGATACGCATGATCTTCCTTTCTGCTGCATGCTTACTGATAACCCTCCATCATGTTTTGAAGAATCCTTATCGACATCCCATGGCGAATAATGCTGAAACATTATCTCTTGTAACTTTATCTCTCGTTGCTATCGTTAATCTGGCCAAAGCAACTACATTATCATTTGGTATCACGACTGAAGGACCGAGCGGGGCTTATCTGAAAGGTCTGGAGTGGTTTGAGGTGTCAGCCTTGACATTTCTCCCAGCGTTAATGTCCATTTTAATCATATTCGCCATTTTGTCTCAGCTTGTGAGGTTTGCTCTTCTTCTGATTAAGAAATGTTTGAAGTGTTGCAGGAAGATATCTTTCTATCCACGGTACGAAGACCATGAGCAAAGACCTCTCTTGGCTACTGCGGAACAGAACTTTGATTAA